The Papio anubis isolate 15944 chromosome 5, Panubis1.0, whole genome shotgun sequence genome has a segment encoding these proteins:
- the PCDHB3 gene encoding LOW QUALITY PROTEIN: protocadherin beta-3 (The sequence of the model RefSeq protein was modified relative to this genomic sequence to represent the inferred CDS: deleted 6 bases in 5 codons; substituted 2 bases at 2 genomic stop codons), whose amino-acid sequence MEAGGERFLRQRQVLLLFVFLGGSLAGSESRRYSVAEEKEKGFLIANLAKDLGLRVEELAARGAQVVSKGNKQHFQLSHQTGDLLLNEKLDREELCGPTEPCILHFQILLQNPLQFVTNELHIIDVNDHSPVFFENEMHLKILESTLPGAVIPLGNAEDLDVGRNSLQNYTITPNSHFHVLTRSRRDGRKYPELVLDKALDREEQPELSLTLTALDGGAPPRSGTAQINIQVLDINDNAPEFAQPLYEVAVLENTPVNSVIVTVSASDLDTGSFGTISYAFFHASEEIRKTFQLNPITGDMQLVKYLNFEAINSYEVDIEAKDGGGLSGKSTVIVQVVDVNDNPPELTLSSVNSPIPENSAEIVLAVFSVSDLDSGDNGRVVCSIENNLPFILKPSVENFYTLMSEGALDRETRSEYNITITVTDLGTPRLKTKYNITVLVSDVNDNAPAFTQTLPCPVRVHENNSPALHIGSASATDRDSGTNALVTYSLLPPQDPXLAPQPPLVPRPTRYGHLRLPLRSLDYQALQALRVLAKQATEISAAPRLSSLRHCALRLVLDANGNSPVLYPLRSCPAASAPKLVSSAAEPGYLGDQGGGVWMATGQNAGLSYRRSRPRSPAVACGRHGGAHSSCXAKRRRAGHRLVVLVDDNGEPPRSATATLHLLLVDGFSQPYLPLPEAAPAQAQADSLTVYLVVALASVSSLFLLSVLLFVAVRLCRRSRAASVGRCSVPEGPFPGHLVDVSGTETLSQSYQYEVCLTGGSGTNEFKFLKPIIPNFVAQGAERVNEANPSFRKSFEFS is encoded by the exons ATGGAGGCGGGAGGAGAGCGATTTCTTAGACAAAGGCAAGTCctgcttctctttgtttttctgggaGGGTCTCTGGCTGGGTCCGAGTCAAGACGCTATTCTGTGgctgaggaaaaagagaagggcTTTTTAATAGCCAACCTAGCAAAGGATCTGGGGCTAAGGGTAGAGGAACTGGCCGCGAGGGGGGCCCAAGTTGTGTCCAAAGGGAACAAACAGCATTTTCAGCTCAGTCATCAGACAGGTGATTTGCTTCTGAATGAGAAATTGGACCGGGAGGAGCTATGCGGCCCCACAGAACCATGCATACTGCATTTTCAGATATTACTGCAAAACCCTTTGCAGTTTGTTACAAACGAGCTCCATATCATAGATGTAAATGACCATTCTCCGGtattctttgaaaatgaaatgcaTCTGAAAATCCTAGAAAGCACTCTACCAGGAGCAGTAATTCCTTTGGGAAATGCTGAGGACTTGGATGTGGGAAGAAACAGCCTCCAAAACTACACTATCACTCCGAATTCCCACTTCCACGTACTCACTCGCAGTCGTAGGGACGGAAGGAAGTACCCGGAACTAGTACTGGATAAAGCGCTGGATCGTGAGGAGCAGCCGGAGCTCAGCTTAACGCTCACTGCGCTGGACGGCGGCGCTCCCCCTCGGTCTGGGACAGCCCAGATAAACATCCAGGTCTTAGATATAAACGACAATGCACCAGAATTTGCACAGCCACTCTATGAGGTTGCAGTTCTAGAGAATACCCCCGTTAACTCTGTCATTGTCACAGTCTCGGCTTCTGATTTAGATACAGGAAGTTTTGGGACAATATCATACGCATTTTTTCATGCTTCTGAAGAAATTCGCAAAACTTTTCAGCTAAATCCAATTACTGGTGATATGCAACTagtcaaatatttgaattttgaagCTATTAATAGTTATGAAGTCGACATCGAGGCGAAGGATGGCGGAGGCCTATCCGGAAAGTCTACAGTCATAGTCCAGGTGGTTGATGTCAACGACAACCCACCGGAACTGACCTTGTCTTCAGTAAACAGCCCTATCCCTGAGAACTCGGCAGAGATTGTACTGGCTGTTTTCAGTGTTTCTGATCTAGACTCTGGAGACAACGGAAGAGTTGTGTGTTCCATTGAGAACAATCTCcctttcatcctgaaaccatccgtAGAGAATTTTTACACCCTCATGTCAGAAGGCGCACTGGACAGAGAGACCAGATCCGAGTACAACATCACCATCACCGTCACTGATTTGGGGACACCCAGGCTGAAAACCAAGTACAACATAACCGTGCTGGTCTCCGACGTCAATGACAACGCCCCCGCCTTCACCCAAACT CTCCCATGTCCTGTTCGGGTTCATGAGAACAACAGCCCTGCCCTGCACATCGGCAGTGCTTCAGCT ACAGACAGAGACTCAGGCACCAACGCCCTGGTCACCTACTCT CTGCTGCCACCCCAGGACCCGTGACTcgcccctcagcctcccctggTTCCCAGACCAACGCGATACGGCCACCTGCGTTTGCCCCTGCGGTCGCTGGACTAC CAGGCCCTGCAGGCGCTTCGAGTTCTGGCTAAGCAGGCCACAGAGATCAGCGCGGCTCCTCGCTTAAGCAGTTTGCGGCACTGCGCGCTGCGGCTGGTGCTGGACGCCAACGGC AACTCGCCCGTGCTGTACCCGCTGCGTTCTTGCCCGGCTGCCTCTGCACCGAAGCTGGTGTCCTCGGCTGCCGAGCCGGGCTACCTGGGTGACCAAGGTGGTGGCGTGTGGATGGCGACTGGCCAGAACGCCGGGCTGTCGTATCGCCGCTCAAGGCCACGGAGCCCGGCTGTCGCGTGCGGGCGACACGGCGGTGCGCACTCCAGCTGCTGAGCGAAGCGCCGACGAGCCGGGCACAGGCTGGTGGTGCTGGTCGATGACAATGGCGAGCCTCCGCGCTCGGCCACCGCCACGCTGCACTTGCTCCTGGTGGACGGCTTCTCCCAGCCCTACCTGCCGCTCCCGGAGGCGGCCCCGGCCCAGGCCCAGGCCGACTCTCTCACGGTCTACCTGGTGGTGGCGTTGGCCTCGGTGTCGTCGCTGTTCCTCTTGTCGGTGCTCCTGTTCGTGGCGGTGCGGCTGTGCAGGAGGAGCAGGGCGGCCTCTGTGGGTCGCTGCTCGGTGCCCGAGGGCCCCTTTCCAGGGCATCTGGTGGACGTGAGCGGCACGGAGACCCTGTCCCAGAGCTACCAGTACGAGGTGTGTCTGACTGGAGGCTCCGGGACAAATGAGTTCAAGTTCCTGAAGCCAATTATCCCTAATTTCGTTGCTCAGGGTGCAGAGAGGGTTAACGAGGCAAATCCCAGTTTCAGGAAGAGCTTTGAATTCAGTTAA
- the PCDHB2 gene encoding LOW QUALITY PROTEIN: protocadherin beta-2 (The sequence of the model RefSeq protein was modified relative to this genomic sequence to represent the inferred CDS: inserted 3 bases in 2 codons; deleted 2 bases in 2 codons; substituted 3 bases at 3 genomic stop codons), producing the protein MEAGEGKERVPKQRQVLIFFVLLGIAQASSQPRHYSVAEETESGSFVANLLKDLGLEIGELAVRGARVVSKGKKMHLQFDKQTGDLFLNEKLDREELCGPTEPCVLPFQVLLENPLQFFQAELRIRDINDHSPVFLDKEILLKIPESITPGTTFLIERAQDLDVGTNSLQNYTISPNFHFHLNLQDSLDGIILPQLVLNRALDREEQPEIRLTLTALDGGTPPRSGTALVRIEVMDINDNVPEFAKLLYEVQIPEDSPIGSQVAIVSARDLDIGTNGEISYAFSQASEDIRKTFRLSAKSGELLLRQTLDFESIQTYTVNIQATDGGGLSGTCVVFVQVMDLNDNPPELTMSTLINQIPENLQDALIAVFSVSDPDSGDNGRTVCSIQDDLPFFLKPSVENFYTLVISTALDRETRSEYNITITVTDLGTPRLKIEHNMAWRLRCVNDXAPPSPQTSYTCXVRXEQQPALHIGGDATDEDSGTSARSPVQLLHPQDPHLPLASLVSTQMLDHLFALRVLDYEALQAFEFSVETTDPLTRPELNGRCVLVLGARQLRPWSAALPTLQSGSALHRGAGCRKREPGYLVTKVXGGGELRRTQLSHQLLPGPQAGCXPRCVPCRTSRLLAALRAIQAVVVLVKDNGEPPRSATATLHVLLVDGFSQPYLLLPEAAPAQAQADSLTVYLVVALASVSLLFLLSVLLFVAVRLCRRSRAASVGRCSVPEGPFPGHLVDVSGTETLSQSYQYEVCLTGGSGTNEFKFLKPIIPNFVAQGAERVNEANPSFRKSFEFS; encoded by the exons ATGGAGGCCGGAGAGGGGAAGGAGCGCGTTCCTAAACAAAGGCAAGTCCTGATATTCTTTGTTTTGCTGGGCATAGCTCAGGCTAGTTCCCAGCCTAGGCACTACTCAGTGGCCGAGGAAACGGAGAGTGGCTCCTTTGTGGCCAATTTGTTAAAAGACCTGGGGCTGGAGATAGGAGAACTTGCTGTGAGGGGGGCCAGGGTcgtttctaaaggaaaaaaaatgcatttgcaaTTCGATAAGCAGACCGGGGATTTGTTCTTAAATGAGAAATTGGACCGGGAGGAGCTGTGCGGCCCCACAGAGCCCTGTGTCTTACCTTTCCAGGTGTTACTAGAAAATCCCTTGCAGTTTTTTCAGGCGGAGCTACGGATTAGGGACATAAATGATCATTCCCCAGTTTTCCTAGACAAAGAAATACTGTTGAAAATTCCAGAAAGTATCACTCCTGGAACTACTTTCTTAATAGAACGTGCCCAGGACTTGGATGTAGGAACCAACAGTCTCCAAAATTACACAATCAGTCCCAATTTCCACTTCCATCTTAATTTACAAGACAGTCTCGATGGCATAATATTACCACAGCTGGTGCTGAACAGAGCCCTGGATCGCGAGGAGCAGCCTGAGATCAGGTTAACCCTCACAGCGCTAGATGGCGGGACTCCACCCAGGTCCGGCACGGCCCTGGTACGGATTGAAGTTATGGACATCAATGACAACGTCCCAGAGTTTGCAAAGCTGCTCTATGAGGTGCAGATCCCGGAGGACAGCCCTATTGGATCCCAGGTTGCCATCGTCTCTGCCAGGGATTTAGACATTGGAACTAATGGAGAAATATCTTATGCATTTTCCCAAGCCTCTGAAGACATTCGCAAAACGTTTCGATTAAGTGCAAAATCGGGAGAACTCCTTTTAAGACAGACACTGGATTTCGAATCCATCCAGACGTACACAGTAAATATTCAGGCGACAGATGGTGGGGGCCTATCTGGAACTTGTGTGGTATTTGTCCAAGTAATGGATTTGAATGACAATCCTCCGGAACTGACTATGTCGACACTTATCAATCAGATCCCAGAAAACTTGCAGGACGCCCTCATTGCTGTATTCAGTGTTTCAGATCCTGACTCCGGAGACAACGGAAGGACAGTGTGCTCCATCCAAGAtgatcttccttttttcttgaaaCCTTCTGTTGAGAACTTTTACACTCTGGTGATAAGCACAGCCCTGGACCGGGAGACCAGATCCGAATACAACATCACCATCACCGTCACTGACTTGGGGACACCCAGGCTGAAAATCGAGCACAACATGGCGTGGCGGTTAAGATGCGTCAATG AAGCCCCGCCTTCACCCCAAACCTCCTACACCTGTTAAGTCCGCTGAGAACAACAGCCCGCCCTGCACATCGGCGGCGACGCCACAGACGAAGACTCAGGCACCAGCGCCAGGTCACCTGTCCAGCTGCTGCACCCCCAGGACCCGCACCTGCCCCTCGCCTCCCTGGTCTCAACGCAGATGCTTGACCACCTGTTCGCCCTCAGGGTG CTGGACTACGAGGCCCTGCAGGCGTTCGAG TTCAGCGTGGAAACCACAGACCCGCTGACTCGCCCGGAGCTGAACGGCAGATGCGTGCTGGTGCTGGGCGCCAGGCAACTTCGCCCATGGAGTGCTGCATTGCCCACTCTGCAGAGCGGCTCGGCCCTGCACCGAGGCGCTGGGTGCCGGAAGCGTGAGCCGGGCTACCTGGTGACCAAGGT TGGTGGCGGTGAACTCAGGCGAACACAGCTGTCGCACCAGCTACTTCCAGGCCCACAGGCGGGCTGTTGACCCCGGTGTGTGCCCTGTCGCACCTCCAGGCTGCTGGCGGCCTTGCGTGCAATACAAGCTGTGGTGGTGCTGGTCAAGGACAATGGCGAGCCTCCGCGCTCGGCCACCGCCACGCTACACGTGCTCCTGGTGGACGGCTTCTCCCAGCCCTACCTGCTGCTCCCGGAGGCGGCCCCGGCCCAGGCCCAGGCCGACTCGCTCACCGTCTACCTGGTGGTGGCGTTGGCCTCAGTGTCGTTGCTCTTCCTCTTGTCGGTGCTCCTGTTCGTGGCGGTGCGGCTGTGCAGGAGGAGCAGGGCGGCCTCTGTGGGTCGCTGCTCGGTGCCCGAGGGTCCCTTTCCAGGGCATCTGGTGGACGTGAGCGGCACCGAGACCCTGTCCCAGAGCTACCAGTACGAGGTGTGTCTGACTGGAGGCTCCGGGACAAATGAGTTCAAGTTCCTGAAGCCAATTATCCCCAACTTCGTTGCTCAGGGTGCAGAGAGGGTTAACGAGGCAAATCCCAGTTTCAGGAAAAGCTTTGAATTCAGTTAA
- the PCDHB4 gene encoding LOW QUALITY PROTEIN: protocadherin beta-4 (The sequence of the model RefSeq protein was modified relative to this genomic sequence to represent the inferred CDS: inserted 4 bases in 2 codons; deleted 1 base in 1 codon): protein MKKLGRIHPNRQVLAFILMVFLSQVHLEPIRYSVLEETESGSFVAHLTKDLGLGIAELAARSAGVVSDDDKQRLQLDRQTGDLFLREKLDREELCGPIEPCILHFQVFLEMPVQFFQGELLIQDINDHSPVFPEREVLLKIPENSQPGTLFPLIIAEDLDVGSNGLQKYTISPNSHFHILTRNHSEGKKYPDLVQDKPLDREEQSEFSLTLVALDGGSPPRSGTIMVRILIMDINDNAPEFVHTPYGVQVLENSPLDSPIVRVLARDVDAGNFGSVSYGLFQASDEIKQTFSINEVTGEILLKKKLDFEKIKSYHVEIEATDGGGLSGKGTVVIEVVDVNDNPPELIISSLTSSIPENAPETVVSIFRIRDRDSGENGKTICSIPDNLPFVLKPTLKNFYTLVTERPLDRETRAEYNITITVTDLGTPRLKTQQSITVQVSDVNDNAPAFTQTSYTLFVRENNSPALHIGSVSATDRDSGTNAQVTYLLLPPQDPQLPLASLVSINADNGHLFALRSLDYEALQAFEFRVGATDRSPELSSRVXLRVLVLDANHNSPFAAVPPERSAPCTELVPRAAQXGYLVTKVVAVDGDSGQNAWLSYQLLKASEPGLFGVWAHNGEVRTARLLSERDAAKHRLVVLVKDNGEPPRSATATLHVLLVDGFSQPYLPLPEAALAQAQNDSLTIYLVVALASVSSLFLLSVLLFVAVRLCRRSRAASVGRCSVPEGPFPGHQVGVSGTETLSQSYQYEVCLTGDSGTGEFKFLKPIFPNLLVQDTGREVKENPNFRNSFVFS, encoded by the exons ATGAAGAAGCTAGGGAGAATTCATCCAAACAGGCAAGTGTTGGCCTTTATTTTGATGGTGTTCTTGTCTCAGGTTCACCTTGAGCCTATTCGTTATTCTGTGTTGGAGGAAACAGAGAGCGGCTCCTTTGTAGCTCATCTGACCAAGGATCTGGGCCTGGGAATTGCAGAACTGGCCGCCCGGTCAGCCGGGGTGGTGTCTGACGATGACAAGCAGCGTTTGCAGCTGGATCGTCAGACTGGAGATTTGTTTCTGAGGGAGAAACTAGACCGGGAAGAGCTCTGTGGTCCTATTGAACCGTGTATACTGCATTTCCAAGTGTTCCTGGAAATGCCTGTGCAATTTTTTCAAGGAGAATTATTGATCCAGGACATAAATGATCACTCTCCAGTATTCCCTGAAAGGGAAGTGCTCTTGAAAATACCAGAAAATAGTCAGCCGGGGACTCTATTTCCGTTGATAATAGCTGAGGATTTGGATGTGGGCAGCAATGGTCTCCAAAAATACACAATCAGCCCCAATTCTCATTTTCACATTCTCACTCGAAATCATAGTGAGGGCAAGAAATACCCAGATTTGGTGCAGGACAAACCACTGGATCGAGAGGAGCAATCTGAGTTCAGCTTAACCCTCGTGGCGCTGGATGGTGGGTCTCCACCTAGGTCTGGCACTATCATGGTTCGAATCCTGATCATGGACATCAATGACAATGCTCCTGAGTTTGTGCACACTCCATATGGGGTGCAGGTCCTGGAAAACAGCCCCCTAGACTCTCCAATTGTTAGGGTCTTAGCTAGAGATGTAGATGCTGGAAACTTCGGGAGTGTTTCTTATGGCTTATTCCAAGCATCAGATGAAATTAAACAAACTTTCTCAATAAATGAAGTCACGGGAGAAatactactgaaaaaaaaattggatttcgAAAAAATTAAATCTTACCATGTAGAAATTGAGGCCACAGATGGAGGAGGCCTTTCTGGGAAAGGCACTGTAGTCATAGAAGTGGTGGATGTGAATGACAATCCCCCAGAACTTATCATATCTTCGCTCACCAGCTCCATCCCAGAAAATGCTCCTGAGACGGTAGTCTCTATCTTCCGAATTCGAGATAGAGATTCCGGAGAAAATGGAAAGACGATTTGCTCTATTCCAGATAATCTACCGTTTGTTCTAAAACCAACTTTGAAGAATTTTTACACCCTGGTAACAGAGAGACCACTGGACAGAGAGACCAGAGCTGAGTACAACATCACCATCACCGTCACTGATTTGGGGACACCCAGGCTGAAAACCCAGCAGAGCATAACCGTGCAGGTCTCCGACGTCAATGACAACGCCCCCGCCTTCACCCAAACCTCCTACACCCTGTTCGTCCGCGAGAACAACAGCCCCGCCCTGCACATCGGCAGTGTCAGCGCCACAGACAGAGACTCAGGTACCAACGCCCAAGTCACATACTTGCTGCTGCCGCCCCAGGACCCGCAGCTGCCCCTCGCCTCCTTGGTCTCCATCAACGCGGACAACGGCCACCTGTTTGCCCTCAGGTCGCTGGACTACGAGGCCCTGCAGGCGTTCGAGTTCCGCGTGGGCGCCACAGACCGCTCGCCGGAGCTGAGCAGCCGGGT CCTGCGCGTGCTGGTGCTGGACGCCAAT CACAACTCGCCCTTCGCGGCTGTGCCCCCTGAACGCTCTGCGCCCTGCACCGAGCTGGTGCCCCGGGCCGCCCA CGGCTACCTGGTGACCAAGGTGGTGGCGGTGGACGGCGACTCGGGCCAGAACGCCTGGCTGTCGTATCAGCTGCTCAAGGCCAGCGAGCCCGGGCTGTTCGGCGTGTGGGCGCACAATGGCGAGGTGCGCACCGCAAGGCTCCTGAGCGAGCGCGACGCGGCCAAGCACAGGCTGGTGGTGCTGGTCAAGGACAATGGCGAGCCTCCGCGCTCGGCCACTGCCACGCTGCACGTGCTCCTGGTGGATGGCTTCTCCCAGCCCTACCTGCCGCTCCCGGAGGCGGCCCTGGCCCAGGCCCAGAACGACTCGCTCACCATCTACCTGGTGGTGGCGTTGGCCTCGGTGTCGTCGCTGTTCCTCTTGTCGGTGCTCCTGTTCGTGGCGGTGCGGCTGTGCAGGAGGAGCAGGGCGGCCTCTGTGGGTCGCTGCTCGGTGCCCGAGGGCCCCTTTCCAGGGCATCAGGTGGGCGTGAGCGGCACGGAGACCCTGTCCCAGAGCTACCAGTACGAGGTGTGTCTGACAGGAGACTCTGGGACTGGTGAGTTCAAGTTCCTGAAGCCAATATTTCCTAATCTCTTGGTCCAGGACACCGGGAGGGAAGTTAAGGAAAACCCCAACTTCAGGAATAGCTTTGTATTCAGTTAA